In the Sulfitobacter pacificus genome, one interval contains:
- a CDS encoding sulfurtransferase TusA family protein, which produces MKTHELDATGLLCPLPVLKLRKRLAGLAPGEQIAMRADDPAAIIDVPHFCAEARHTLVETREEEDAQIYLVRKGN; this is translated from the coding sequence ATGAAAACACATGAACTTGATGCCACCGGGCTGCTATGCCCCCTGCCCGTGCTAAAACTGCGAAAACGTCTGGCGGGTCTTGCACCGGGTGAACAGATTGCCATGCGGGCGGATGATCCCGCTGCGATCATCGACGTACCGCATTTCTGTGCCGAGGCCCGTCATACATTGGTCGAAACCCGCGAAGAGGAAGATGCGCAGATCTATCTTGTGCGCAAAGGCAATTAG
- a CDS encoding cytochrome c biogenesis CcdA family protein — protein MFGIELIDAGLLPAMLIALIAGVVSFLSPCVLPIVPPYLAYMSGVSLNDMSTQEESRRKAVIAALFFVMGLSTVFLILGFTASAFGAFFLQNQVLFAQVSGVVIIVFGLHFLGLFRIPFLDQEARLDAGDKGGSSFGAYVLGLAFAFGWTPCIGPQLGAILSLAASEASVSKGTLLLGVYAAGLGIPFLLAAMFITRAMGVMNRLKRHMKTIERVMGGLLVVVGLMMVTGAFTTLAFWLLDTFPALGMLG, from the coding sequence ATGTTTGGAATTGAACTCATTGATGCGGGCCTTTTGCCCGCCATGCTGATCGCCCTGATTGCAGGTGTTGTCAGTTTTCTTAGCCCCTGTGTGTTGCCCATTGTGCCGCCTTATCTGGCCTATATGAGCGGGGTTTCCCTGAACGATATGTCCACGCAGGAAGAAAGCCGGCGCAAGGCGGTGATTGCCGCGCTGTTCTTTGTCATGGGGCTCAGCACGGTGTTCCTGATCCTTGGCTTCACAGCCTCGGCCTTTGGGGCGTTTTTCCTGCAAAATCAGGTGCTTTTTGCGCAAGTTTCGGGTGTGGTGATCATAGTCTTTGGTCTGCATTTCCTTGGCTTGTTCCGCATTCCCTTCCTTGATCAAGAGGCGCGGCTGGATGCAGGCGACAAGGGTGGTTCCAGCTTTGGGGCCTATGTTCTTGGCCTTGCTTTTGCCTTTGGCTGGACCCCGTGTATCGGGCCACAGCTGGGCGCGATCCTTTCCTTGGCGGCTTCCGAAGCCTCTGTGTCCAAAGGGACATTGTTGCTGGGGGTTTATGCCGCCGGTTTGGGCATCCCGTTCCTGCTGGCGGCCATGTTTATCACCCGCGCTATGGGGGTAATGAACCGTCTGAAACGTCATATGAAAACCATTGAGCGGGTGATGGGCGGTTTGCTGGTGGTGGTCGGGCTGATGATGGTCACAGGGGCCTTCACAACGCTGGCTTTCT